A window from Lytechinus pictus isolate F3 Inbred chromosome 9, Lp3.0, whole genome shotgun sequence encodes these proteins:
- the LOC129268721 gene encoding tripartite motif-containing protein 2-like: protein MADAMNAISQSMECPVCLSTFTDPKILSCSHTFCKTCLDNLLECHGNCQIRCPICRAVTQVPNQDVGKLQANLALKNVIEEMKCHPQICTNCKSNDKPSAVVYCQDCGKYLCTTCLNMHSQWGDFIGHDVIAMSEISSGKVSVRRYRKCRKHPKEDDGCFCSTCRRFTCFRCVVMEHTGEGHTVIEGAAYEDRHMKSIEELKSKVDTKRSFFLKYIDFIDDQSKSVDNAKKQCTSDINKAYDEAVRQLTEKRESLLREVNETTEGVEKELESMKTTAQKHINQLTTIAEMVTDRTKIPLDMDTLAAHDTLCEDLREAFDQEDPDYEPPRKSSKKGKSVSFERNIGKDELGLGHIVNVVEKYVILPTEDSLSAMTTTPDGRMAVGCWTGGMHIFSPDGQLQQTVLKDDGIRDVGFLSDGRCVAMDTSDNITLYTPEYAKLDVIFQTLSSDAGEFPNLSVDGDDQIYVSYWEAKKILVFSTAGGQAVSEIPCNGYEPQQITSYHGSLITSSDDTIRLIDKQGAVQHKLKKPDSNLYAAVSQWNTILVAKVKHDEGLVSIDEYTNELRHIRNLVNDYKIERPERHWYYLQQYRSGEIAFCTPERLYIFH, encoded by the coding sequence ATGGCCGATGCAATGAATGCCATCTCCCAGAGTATGGAGTGTCCTGTGTGTCTTTCTACATTCACCGATCCCAAGATCCTGTCTTGTTCTCACACTTTCTGCAAGACTTGCTTGGACAACCTCTTGGAGTGCCACGGTAACTGTCAGATCCGATGCCCTATCTGCAGAGCTGTAACCCAGGTTCCAAACCAAGATGTCGGCAAACTACAGGCAAATCTTGCTTTGAAAAATGTAATAGAGGAAATGAAGTGTCATCCGCAGATTTGCACGAATTGTAAATCTAATGACAAACCCAGTGCTGTTGTCTACTGCCAAGACTGTGGAAAGTATCTCTGCACCACTTGTCTTAATATGCACTCTCAATGGGGAGACTTCATAGGTCATGACGTCATCGCCATGAGTGAGATCTCATCAGGAAAGGTGTCAGTACGTAGATACCGTAAATGCAGGAAACACCCGAAAGAAGACGATGGATGTTTCTGTTCCACCTGCAGGAGATTCACATGCTTCAGATGTGTTGTTATGGAACATACGGGAGAAGGACACACAGTCATCGAGGGAGCTGCTTATGAGGATAGACACATGAAGAGTATCGAAGAACTTAAGTCCAAGGTGGACACGAAACGATCATTCTTTCTAAAGTACATTGATTTCATAGATGATCAGAGCAAGAGTGTTGACAATGCTAAGAAACAGTGTACAAGTGACATCAACAAAGCATACGATGAAGCAGTCCGGCAGTTGACAGAGAAGAGAGAAAGCCTACTAAGAGAAGTCAATGAAACGACTGAAGGAGTAGAGAAAGAACTGGAAAGCATGAAGACCACGGCTCAGAAGCACATCAATCAGTTGACGACCATTGCTGAGATGGTAACCGATAGAACAAAGATACCGTTAGATATGGATACTCTGGCTGCACATGACACTTTATGTGAAGATTTACGAGAGGCCTTTGATCAAGAGGATCCTGACTACGAGCCGCCAAGAAAATCAAGCAAGAAGGGAAAAAGTGTAAGCTTTGAGAGAAACATTGGAAAGGATGAGCTAGGCCTTGGGCATATTGTTAATGTGGTTGAAAAGTACGTCATTTTGCCTACTGAGGATAGCCTTAGTGCAATGACTACTACACCGGACGGTAGAATGGCAGTAGGATGTTGGACAGGTGGCATGCATATCTTCTCTCCTGATGGTCAGCTTCAGCAAACAGTTCTCAAGGATGATGGAATTCGTGATGTAGGATTCCTCTCTGATGGTCGATGTGTTGCGATGGACACTTCAGACAATATCACACTGTACACACCAGAGTACGCAAAATTAGATGTAATATTTCAGACTCTAAGTAGTGATGCAGGGGAATTTCCTAATCTCtctgttgatggtgatgatcagaTCTATGTGAGCTACTGGGAAGCCAAGAAGATCCTTGTATTTTCAACAGCAGGTGGGCAAGCAGTCAGTGAGATACCATGCAACGGGTATGAACCACAGCAAATCACTAGTTACCATGGTTCTCTGATCACTTCATCAGATGATACTATCAGATTGATAGACAAACAGGGTGCTGTACAACATAAATTAAAGAAACCGGATAGCAACCTTTACGCTGCTGTATCTCAATGGAATACAATCCTGGTAGCCAAGGTGAAGCATGATGAAGGTTTGGTGAGCATTGACGAGTATACAAATGAACTAAGACACATCCGAAACCTTGTTAATGATTACAAGATTGAGAGGCCTGAGAGACATTGGTATTATCTCCAGCAGTACCGATCAGGAGAGATCGCTTTCTGCACTCCGGAAAGACTCTACATATTCCACTGA
- the LOC135155522 gene encoding tripartite motif-containing protein 2-like, which translates to MADAMNAISQSMECPVCLSTFTDPKILSCSHTFCKTCLDNLLECHGNCQIRCPICRAVTQVPNQDVGKLQTNLALKNVIEDMKCHPQICTNCKSNDRPSAVVFCQDCGKYLCTSCLNMHSQWGDFIGHDVIAMSEISSGNVSVRRYRKCRKHPKEDEECFCSTCRRFTCFRCVVMEHKDEGHQVIEAAAYEDKHMKSIEYLKSKVDKKQSCFQKYIDFIDEQMKSVDNAKKQCTSDINIAYDEAVRQLTEKREILLRDVKGTAEGVEKELENMKRLAQKHINQLTTIAEMVTNRTKIPFDMDTLAAHDTLCEELLEGFDQEDPDYEQPRKSSKKGKSVSFERNIGKDELGLGQIVNVVVKNFILLTQDSMNALVSTPDGRMAVGCNPGGVNIFSADGQLQQTVLKDIEMYGVGFLSDGRCVVIDTSNNITLYTPEYTKFNVMFQTLSNDEGGFSNLTVDGDDLIYVSYRKAEKIQVFSTAGGQAVREIPCNGYEPQQITSYHGSLITSSDDTIRSIDKEGAVQHELKKGGSFLYAAVSQGNTILIAEVKHNEDLVRIDEYTNELRHIRNLVNDFKIEKPKRYWCYLQQYRSGEIAFCIADRLYIFH; encoded by the coding sequence ATGGCCGATGCAATGAATGCCATCTCCCAGAGTATGGAGTGTCCTGTGTGTCTTTCTACATTCACCGATCCCAAGATCCTGTCTTGTTCTCATACTTTTTGCAAGACTTGCCTGGACAACCTCTTGGAGTGCCACGGTAACTGTCAGATCCGATGCCCTATCTGCAGAGCTGTGACCCAGGTCCCAAACCAAGATGTCGGCAAACTACAGACAAATCTTGCTTTGAAAAATGTAATAGAGGACATGAAGTGTCATCCGCAGATTTGCACGAATTGTAAATCCAATGACCGACCCAGTGCTGTTGTCTTCTGCCAAGACTGTGGAAAGTATCTCTGCACCTCTTGTCTTAATATGCACTCTCAATGGGGAGACTTCATAGGTCATGACGTCATCGCCATGAGTGAGATCTCATCAGGCAACGTATCAGTGCGTAGATACCGCAAATGCAGGAAACACCCGAAAGAAGATGAGGAGTGCTTCTGTTCCACCTGCAGGAGATTCACATGCTTCAGGTGTGTTGTCATGGAACATAAAGACGAGGGGCATCAGGTCATCGAGGCAGCTGCTTATGAGGATAAACACATGAAGAGCATCGAATACCTGAAATCAAAGGTGGACAAGAAACAATCATGCTTTCAGAAGTACATTGATTTCATAGATGAACAGATGAAGAGTGTTGACAACGCTAAGAAACAGTGTACAAGTGACATCAACATAGCATATGATGAAGCAGTCCGGCAGTTGACAGAAAAGAGAGAGATCCTACTTAGAGACGTCAAAGGAACGGCTGAAGGAGTAGAGAAAGAACTGGAAAACATGAAAAGATTGGCTCAGAAGCACATCAATCAGTTGACGACCATTGCTGAGATGGTAACCAATAGAACAAAGATACCGTTCGATATGGATACTTTGGCTGCACACGACACTCTATGTGAAGAGTTACTAGAGGGGTTTGATCAAGAGGATCCTGACTACGAGCAGCCGAGAAAATCCAGCAAGAAGGGGAAAAGTGTAAGTTTTGAGAGAAACATTGGAAAGGATGAGTTAGGCCTTGGACAGATTGTTAATGTAGTTGTAAAgaactttattttgcttactCAGGATAGCATGAATGCTCTGGTTAGTACACCAGACGGTAGAATGGCAGTAGGATGTAACCCAGGTGGCGTGAATATATTCTCTGCTGATGGTCAGCTTCAGCAAACAGTTCTTAAGGATATTGAAATGTATGGCGTAGGATTCCTCTCTGATGGTCGATGTGTTGTGATTGACACTTCAAACAACATTACACTGTACACACCAGAGTACACAAAGTTTAATGTAATGTTTCAGACTCTGAGTAATGATGAAGGTGGCTTTTCTAATCTCactgttgatggtgatgatctgATCTACGTGAGCTACAGGAAAGCCGAGAAGATCCAGGTTTTTTCAACAGCAGGTGGGCAAGCAGTCAGGGAGATACCATGCAACGGGTATGAACCACAGCAAATCACTAGTTACCATGGTTCTCTGATCACTTCATCAGATGATACTATCAGATCGATAGACAAAGAGGGTGCTGTACAACATGAATTAAAGAAAGGGGGTAGCTTCCTTTACGCTGCTGTATCTCAAGGGAATACAATTCTGATAGCCGAGGTGAAGCATAATGAAGACTTGGTGAGAATTGACGAGTATACAAATGAATTAAGGCACATTCGAAACCTCGTTAATGATTTCAAGATTGAGAAGCCTAAGAGATATTGGTGTTATCTTCAGCAATACCGATCAGGAGAGATCGCTTTTTGCATCGCGGATAGACTCTACATTTTCCACTGA